The Geoalkalibacter subterraneus genome contains the following window.
CAAGCAGGATGTGGTCAATACCATCGAGGGGCTGATCCATCACTTCAAGATTATTTCCGAAGGATTCAAGCCTGAGCCGGGAGAGGTTTACGTTGGAATTGAGGCGCCAAAGGGAGAACTTGGCTTTTACCTTGTCTCTGACGGCGGGCCCCGTCCTTACCGCATGAAGATCCGGCCACCCTCACTCCTCAACCTTCAGGCGCTGCCTCAGATGGCTGAAGGCCGGATGCTTGCAGACCTGGTCGCGATTATCGGTACGCTTGATATCGTTCTTGGCGATATCGACCGTTAACAATCTAGCGTAAGAGGGTTTCCCATGAGCAATACCCAAGCGCAGGCTGAACAGGAAGAAATCGATCTCAGTCAAGCGAACGAGATCATCGATAAGTATATCAACATGAAGGGCGCTCTTATGCCGGTATTGCAGGAGGTGCAGGAGGCGTACGGCTACCTGCCCGAGGATTGCGTACAGCTCATCGCCGAGCGCCTCAATGTTTACCCCAGCCAGATCTACGGGGTCATGACCTTTTATGCCCAGTTCCATCTTGAGCCTCGTGGTAAATATATTATCCGTGTCTGCATGGGGACTGCTTGCCACGTTAAAGGGGCTGGCCGCATTGCCGATACCCTCTCCAATCGCCTCGGAATCGGGCATGCCGAGACGACTGAGGACCTCAAGTTTACCGTCGAGCATGTGGCCTGTATTGGCGCCTGTGGGATGGCG
Protein-coding sequences here:
- the nuoE gene encoding NADH-quinone oxidoreductase subunit NuoE; translation: MSNTQAQAEQEEIDLSQANEIIDKYINMKGALMPVLQEVQEAYGYLPEDCVQLIAERLNVYPSQIYGVMTFYAQFHLEPRGKYIIRVCMGTACHVKGAGRIADTLSNRLGIGHAETTEDLKFTVEHVACIGACGMAPVIMVNDATYGSMSVQKMEEVVKKYQGMD